One stretch of Numenius arquata chromosome 8, bNumArq3.hap1.1, whole genome shotgun sequence DNA includes these proteins:
- the RWDD3 gene encoding RWD domain-containing protein 3: MSELALEELSALAAIYCEPDACEVLGVSETHGITFRIQISVKELLDTDVLLKLLFHLPVNYPSTLPDISVNSDQLTRAQCMDVKDKLLEQAKKHLSEPMVHDLILWIQQHLKYVIKKSATVCSEKPTLSKGTSTEDGIWMLLLHLDHMRAKAKYVKTVEKWTSDLRLTGRLMFMGRIILILLQGDRSSIKEYLILQKTSKVDVDSSGKKCKEKMSSVLCETKVQSQHKRFQTFEVKEYSTLDELQKEFETAGLTALFSEFVPPLLK, encoded by the exons atgtcgGAGCTGGCGCTGGAGGAGCTCTCGGCTCTCGCCGCCATCTACTGCGAGCCGGACGCCTGCGAGGTGCTGGGGGTCTCAG AGACGCATGGAATCACATTTAGAATTCAAATCAGTGTGAAAGAACTGCTGGATACTGATGTACTTTTAAAGCTGTTATTTCATTTACCGGTCAACTATCCATCAACTCTACCAGATATTTCTGTTAACTCAGACCAGCTTACAAGGGCCCAATGTATGGACGTGAAAGATAAATTACTTGAACAAGCAAAGAAGCATCTTTCTGAACCCATGGTACACGATCTGATTCTTTGGATACAGCAGCATCTTAAGTATGTCATTAAGAAATCAGCAACAGTTTGCAGTGAAAAACCTACTTTGTCAAAAGGAACAAGTACAGAGGATGGTATCTGGATGCTTCTTTTGCATTTAGATCACATGAGAGCAAAGGCAAAATACGTCAAAACTGTGGAAAAATGGACTTCAGATTTAAGGCTGACTGGAAGACTGATGTTCATGGGCAGGATAATATTGATTCTTCTTCAGGGTGACAGGAGCAGCATTAAG GAGTACTTGATTCTTCAGAAAACTTCTAAGGTAGATGTGGACTCAAGcggaaagaaatgcaaagagaaaatgagTAGTGTACTGTGTGAGACAAAAGTACAGTCGCAGCATAAAAG GTTTCAGACGTTTGAAGTCAAAGAATATTCAACGCTGGATGAGCTGCAAAAGGAATTTGAAACTGCAGGACTTACAGCTCTTTTCTCTGAGTTTGTGCCtcctcttttaaaatga
- the HCCS gene encoding holocytochrome c-type synthase, protein MGLSASSPAAAGQPPNAPKQHPTVSPPSECPMHQEKTSGCPMHMKTPDHRTENTDDVPAHQHRAYEFVACPVTSQMKDDIDPSNMMPPPNQQPSPGQPFPLSTVREESSIPRAHSDKKWVYPSEQMFWNAMLRKGWRWKDDDITGEDMTNIIKIHNQNNEQAWKEILKWEALHAGECPCGPSLMRFGGKAKEYSPRARIRSWMGYELPFDRHDWIVDRCGKEVRYVIDYYDGGAVDKNYQFTILDVRPAFDSLSAVWDRMKVAWWRWTS, encoded by the exons ATGGGTCTGTCCGCGTCCTCCCCGGCAGCTGCAGGTCAGCCGCCGAATGCACCCAAGCAACATCCGACAGTGTCCCCGCCTTCAGAATGCCCAATGCATCAGGAAAAAACGAGTG gtTGTCCAATGCACATGAAGACTCCTGATCATAGAACTGAGAACACAGATGATGTTCCTGCACATCAGCATAGAGCGTATGAATTTGTAGCATGTCCAGTGACATCTCAAATGAAAGATGACATAGATCCTAGCAATATG ATGCCACCTCCTAATCAGCAGCCATCCCCAGGTCAACCGTTCCCATTGTCAACTGTTAGAGAAGAATCTTCCATTCCTAGAGCACATTCTGACAAGAAATGGGTCTACCCTTCAGAACAAATGTTCTGGAATGCTATGCTAAGAAAAGG GTGGAGGTGGAAAGACGATGACATAACAGGTGAAGACATGACTAACATCATTAAGATTCACAACCAAAATAATGAGCAAGCTTGGAAGGAGATTTTGAAGTGGGAAGCTCTTCATGCTGG GGAATGTCCATGTGGACCATCATTGATGCGGTTTGGAGGCAAAGCAAAGGAGTATTCACCAAGAGCCAGGATACGTTCATGGATGGG ATACGAACTTCCCTTTGACAGACATGATTGGATTGTTGACCGATGTGGAAAAGAAGTGCGCTATGTCATTGATTACTATGACGGTGGAGCAGTAGATAAGAACTACCAGTTCACTATCCTGGATGTTCGCCCTGCGTTTGACTCTCTCTCGGCTGTGTGGGACAGAATGAAGGTAGCTTGGTGGCGGTGGACTTCATAA